From one Lycium barbarum isolate Lr01 chromosome 6, ASM1917538v2, whole genome shotgun sequence genomic stretch:
- the LOC132600550 gene encoding uncharacterized protein LOC132600550, translated as MENPEEHREWVASVIASGTPPWLDLSVSIEKNTFNREAKFWLSLISSRVIPSKHNTDIPITKCILIASLMFGYLVDVGVIIRDEIKTKSTQKGTSLPFPCLITELCLRKKVRDIPRVDRMLQVEQTINYTMLEPGTRKRKRVSSEPRASGTTLDAHILEPEDLATDDAETAPSTAPQAPGADPPSSSTTVPAAPVPPSTTAARGVSIEGMRVLRAADAKVNWLVERLPDFVKEAIEAAMAPYTQAITDIRKEQDKIKEHVRHIDRRLEQIEGAVRAAFLPFWRT; from the coding sequence ATGGAAAACCCGGAGGAACACCGAGAGTGGGTTGCTTCAGTGATTGCCTCAGGGACTCCACCATGGCTGGATCTATCTGTCTCgattgagaagaacactttcaaccgcgaagccaagttttggctatcCCTAATATCATCGCGGGTGATTCCTTCCAAGCATAACACTGACATACCCATTACAAAGTGTATTCTCATCGCATCACTCATGTTCGGGTACCTCGTCGACGTGGGGGTGATAATCCGAGACGAGATCAAGACTAAGTCCACTCAAAAAGGCACATCGCTCCCTTTTCCTTGTTTGATCACTGAATTATGTCTCCGAAAAAAGGTGCGCGATATTCCCCGGGTGGACAGAATGTTACAGGTTGAACAAACAATCAATTACACCATGTTAGAACCGGGGACTAGAAAGCGAAAGCGGGTGAGCTCAGAGCCAAGAGCTTCGGGGACAACACTTGATGCTCATATTCTTGAGCCCGAAGACTTGGCCACTGATGATGCGGAGACAGCTCCTAGCACTGCCCCTCAAGCTCCGGGGGCTGACCCTCCGAGTTCTTCCACTACAGTTCCCGCTGCCCCTGTTCCACCATCCACCACAGCAGCTCGTGGAGTGTCTATCGAGGGTATGCGAGTGCTCCGGGCAGCAGATGCTAAagttaattggttggttgagaggcTTCCCGATTTTGTGAAAGAGGCGATTGAGGCAGCAATGGCACCCTACACTCAGGCGATCACAGATATTAGGAAAGAGCAGGACAAAATTAAGGAGCATGTTCGCCACATTGATCGTCGGTTGGAGCAGATTGAGGGGGCAGTGCGGGCGGCCTTCCTGCCATTCTGGCGGACCTAG
- the LOC132600549 gene encoding alkaline/neutral invertase E, chloroplastic-like isoform X2 → MGASEAALQLLSGELSYQVRTCSILVNSNSLLCYEHCFKSINHGDLRHMQIKGLSKWRSWSRLNSFRGLHSVFCGEKPHNRSNSLICNCQQPERVSETIIKSGNGKSMHTVSSKIPNHTPDEEIKKQENGTRPFNEGFKTAAAVNSKPRTSTESLEDEAWHFLRAAMVYYCGTPVGTIAANDLSEATILNYDQVFIRDFIPSGIAFLLKGEYDIVKNFILHTLQLQSWEKTMDCYSPGQGLMPASFKVRTVPLDNDESATEDVLDPDFGEAAIGRVAPVDSGLWWIILLRAYGKCSGDLSLQERVDVQTGIKMVLRLCLADGFDMFPTLLVTDGSCMIDRRMGIHGHPLEIQALYYSALLCAREMLSPEEESTDLVRALNNRLLALSFHIREYYWIDVTKLNEIYRYKTEEYSYDAINKFNIYPDQIPPWLVEWMPSKGGYLIGNLQPAHMDFRFFSLGNLWSIVSSLANIDQSHAILDLIEAKWEDLVADMPLKICYPALEGQEWRIITGGDPKNTPWSYHNGGSWPTLLWQLTVACIKMKRPEIAEKAIKIAERRLSRDRWPEYYDTKRGGFIGKQARLFQTWSIAGYLVAKLLIATPEAAKMVINVEDTDLLSAFSNILSSNPRRKRSRKGVKQSYII, encoded by the exons ATGGGTGCTTCAGAAGCAGCCCTACAACTTTTATCCGGTGAGCTTTCATATCAAGTCAGGACATGTTCAATCTTGGTGAACTCAAACTCTTTACTTTGTTATGAGCATTGTTTTAAAAGTATAAATCACGGGGACTTGAGGCATATGCAGATAAAGGGTTTAAGTAAGTGGAGAAGTTGGTCAAGGTTAAATTCTTTTCGTGGCTTACATAGTGTTTTCTGCGGAGAAAAGCCTCATAATCGGTCCAATTCGTTGATCTGTAATTGCCAACAACCTGAAAGAGTCAGTGAGACAATCATTAAAAGTGGAAATGGAAAGTCAATGCACACAGTGAGTTCGAAGATTCCAAATCATACTCCAGATGAAGAGATCAAGAAACAGGAAAATGGAACTAGGCCTTTCAATGAAGGTTTTAAAACTGCTGCCGCAGTTAATAGTAAGCCTAGAACCAGCACAGAGTCTCTTGAGGATGAAGCGTGGCACTTCTTGCGAGCTGCTATGGTTTATTACTGTGGCACCCCAGTTGGAACTATAGCTGCTAATGATCTAAGTGAAGCAACTATTTTAAACTATGATCAAGTATTTATACGTGATTTTATACCTTCTGGGATAGCTTTCCTACTAAAAGGAGAGTATGATATCGTGAAGAACTTCATACTTCACACACTTCAGTTGCAG AGTTGGGAGAAAACAATGGATTGCTATAGTCCGGGTCAAGGACTTATGCCAGCCAGCTTCAAAGTGCGTACGGTTCCACTTGATAATGACGAATCTGCAACAGAAGATGTATTGGATCCAGACTTCGGTGAGGCAGCAATTGGTCGAGTTGCACCTGTTGATTCAG GATTGTGGTGGATTATATTGCTTCGAGCATATGGGAAATGCTCTGGAGATCTTTCTCTTCAGGAGAGGGTTGATGTCCAAACTGGAATAAAGATGGTCCTCAGGCTATGTCTCGCAGATggttttgatatgtttccgaCTTTGCTGGTGACTGACGGTTCTTGCATGATAGATCGCCGCATGGGAATCCATGGCCACCCTCTGGAAATTCAG GCGTTATATTATTCAGCCTTACTCTGTGCACGGGAGATGCTTTCTCCAGAGGAAGAATCAACAGACCTTGTTAGAGCACTTAACAATCGCCTGTTAGCATTGTCATTTCATATTAGGGAATACTACTGGATCGATGTGACAAAATTGAACGAGATTTATAGATACAAAACAGAGGAATATTCATACGACGCAATCAATAAGTTTAATATATATCCAGATCAAATTCCTCCCTGGCTGGTCGAATGGATGCCTAGTAAAGGGGGCTATCTTATCGGAAACTTGCAGCCAGCTCACATGGACTTCCGGTTCTTTTCACTCGGGAACTTATGGTCCATTGTAAGCAGTCTCGCTAACATAGATCAGTCTCATGCTATTTTAGATCTTATTGAAGCCAAATGGGAGGACTTAGTAGCTGATATGCCACTGAAGATATGTTATCCTGCTCTTGAAGGCCAGGAATGGCGCATTATTACTGGTGGTGATCCGAAAAACAC GCCTTGGTCTTATCATAATGGAGGATCCTGGCCAACTTTGCTCTGGCAG CTTACTGTGGCATGCATAAAAATGAAGAGGCCTGAAATCGCTGAAAAAGCAATTAAGATTGCGGAGAGACGCTTATCCAGAGACAGATGGCCCGAATACTATGATACAAAGCGAGGAGGGTTCATTGGGAAACAGGCACGTCTCTTTCAGACATGGTCTATTGCAGGATACCTAGTGGCAAAGCTGCTTATTGCTACTCCAGAGGCTGCAAAGATGGTAATCAATGTGGAAGATACAGATCTTCTAAGTGCCTTTTCAAACATTCTGAGTTCGAATCCAAGGCGAAAACGTTCACGAAAAGGAGTCAAACAGTCTTACATCATAtga
- the LOC132600549 gene encoding alkaline/neutral invertase E, chloroplastic-like isoform X1: protein MLFYVNALIKSTSYYNSCKAKGIINFRFLLTMGASEAALQLLSGELSYQVRTCSILVNSNSLLCYEHCFKSINHGDLRHMQIKGLSKWRSWSRLNSFRGLHSVFCGEKPHNRSNSLICNCQQPERVSETIIKSGNGKSMHTVSSKIPNHTPDEEIKKQENGTRPFNEGFKTAAAVNSKPRTSTESLEDEAWHFLRAAMVYYCGTPVGTIAANDLSEATILNYDQVFIRDFIPSGIAFLLKGEYDIVKNFILHTLQLQSWEKTMDCYSPGQGLMPASFKVRTVPLDNDESATEDVLDPDFGEAAIGRVAPVDSGLWWIILLRAYGKCSGDLSLQERVDVQTGIKMVLRLCLADGFDMFPTLLVTDGSCMIDRRMGIHGHPLEIQALYYSALLCAREMLSPEEESTDLVRALNNRLLALSFHIREYYWIDVTKLNEIYRYKTEEYSYDAINKFNIYPDQIPPWLVEWMPSKGGYLIGNLQPAHMDFRFFSLGNLWSIVSSLANIDQSHAILDLIEAKWEDLVADMPLKICYPALEGQEWRIITGGDPKNTPWSYHNGGSWPTLLWQLTVACIKMKRPEIAEKAIKIAERRLSRDRWPEYYDTKRGGFIGKQARLFQTWSIAGYLVAKLLIATPEAAKMVINVEDTDLLSAFSNILSSNPRRKRSRKGVKQSYII from the exons ATGTTATTTTATGTAAATGCGTTGATTAAATCCACAAGTTATTATAATAGCTGCAAAGCTAAAGGCATCATCAATTTCAGATTCTTACTGACAATGGGTGCTTCAGAAGCAGCCCTACAACTTTTATCCGGTGAGCTTTCATATCAAGTCAGGACATGTTCAATCTTGGTGAACTCAAACTCTTTACTTTGTTATGAGCATTGTTTTAAAAGTATAAATCACGGGGACTTGAGGCATATGCAGATAAAGGGTTTAAGTAAGTGGAGAAGTTGGTCAAGGTTAAATTCTTTTCGTGGCTTACATAGTGTTTTCTGCGGAGAAAAGCCTCATAATCGGTCCAATTCGTTGATCTGTAATTGCCAACAACCTGAAAGAGTCAGTGAGACAATCATTAAAAGTGGAAATGGAAAGTCAATGCACACAGTGAGTTCGAAGATTCCAAATCATACTCCAGATGAAGAGATCAAGAAACAGGAAAATGGAACTAGGCCTTTCAATGAAGGTTTTAAAACTGCTGCCGCAGTTAATAGTAAGCCTAGAACCAGCACAGAGTCTCTTGAGGATGAAGCGTGGCACTTCTTGCGAGCTGCTATGGTTTATTACTGTGGCACCCCAGTTGGAACTATAGCTGCTAATGATCTAAGTGAAGCAACTATTTTAAACTATGATCAAGTATTTATACGTGATTTTATACCTTCTGGGATAGCTTTCCTACTAAAAGGAGAGTATGATATCGTGAAGAACTTCATACTTCACACACTTCAGTTGCAG AGTTGGGAGAAAACAATGGATTGCTATAGTCCGGGTCAAGGACTTATGCCAGCCAGCTTCAAAGTGCGTACGGTTCCACTTGATAATGACGAATCTGCAACAGAAGATGTATTGGATCCAGACTTCGGTGAGGCAGCAATTGGTCGAGTTGCACCTGTTGATTCAG GATTGTGGTGGATTATATTGCTTCGAGCATATGGGAAATGCTCTGGAGATCTTTCTCTTCAGGAGAGGGTTGATGTCCAAACTGGAATAAAGATGGTCCTCAGGCTATGTCTCGCAGATggttttgatatgtttccgaCTTTGCTGGTGACTGACGGTTCTTGCATGATAGATCGCCGCATGGGAATCCATGGCCACCCTCTGGAAATTCAG GCGTTATATTATTCAGCCTTACTCTGTGCACGGGAGATGCTTTCTCCAGAGGAAGAATCAACAGACCTTGTTAGAGCACTTAACAATCGCCTGTTAGCATTGTCATTTCATATTAGGGAATACTACTGGATCGATGTGACAAAATTGAACGAGATTTATAGATACAAAACAGAGGAATATTCATACGACGCAATCAATAAGTTTAATATATATCCAGATCAAATTCCTCCCTGGCTGGTCGAATGGATGCCTAGTAAAGGGGGCTATCTTATCGGAAACTTGCAGCCAGCTCACATGGACTTCCGGTTCTTTTCACTCGGGAACTTATGGTCCATTGTAAGCAGTCTCGCTAACATAGATCAGTCTCATGCTATTTTAGATCTTATTGAAGCCAAATGGGAGGACTTAGTAGCTGATATGCCACTGAAGATATGTTATCCTGCTCTTGAAGGCCAGGAATGGCGCATTATTACTGGTGGTGATCCGAAAAACAC GCCTTGGTCTTATCATAATGGAGGATCCTGGCCAACTTTGCTCTGGCAG CTTACTGTGGCATGCATAAAAATGAAGAGGCCTGAAATCGCTGAAAAAGCAATTAAGATTGCGGAGAGACGCTTATCCAGAGACAGATGGCCCGAATACTATGATACAAAGCGAGGAGGGTTCATTGGGAAACAGGCACGTCTCTTTCAGACATGGTCTATTGCAGGATACCTAGTGGCAAAGCTGCTTATTGCTACTCCAGAGGCTGCAAAGATGGTAATCAATGTGGAAGATACAGATCTTCTAAGTGCCTTTTCAAACATTCTGAGTTCGAATCCAAGGCGAAAACGTTCACGAAAAGGAGTCAAACAGTCTTACATCATAtga